A part of Winslowiella toletana genomic DNA contains:
- the potA gene encoding spermidine/putrescine ABC transporter ATP-binding protein PotA: MMKTHARKPLVTLSSIGKAFDGKEIIADFNLTINHGEFITLLGPSGCGKTTILRLIAGLENADRGDIVLDNETITDTPAEHRHINTVFQSYALFPHMTVFENVAFGLRMQKTPAAEIISRVNDALAMVQLDQFAQRRPHQLSGGQQQRVAIARAVVNRPKVLLLDESLSALDYKLRKQMQNELKALQRKLGITFIFVTHDQEEALTMSDRIVVMRDGRIEQDGTPREIYEEPRNLFVARFIGEINVFDAEVIADLGHQRVRARVEGRECDIQVPFAVQPGERLHVLLRPEDLRVEEINDDNTIDGLIGYVRERNYKGMTLESTVELENGKLVTVSEFFNEDDPDFDHSLNQKMAVNWVESWEVVLKDENDA; this comes from the coding sequence ATGATGAAAACCCACGCGCGCAAGCCACTGGTCACGCTTTCCTCGATTGGCAAAGCGTTTGACGGCAAAGAAATTATCGCCGACTTCAACCTCACCATTAATCATGGCGAGTTTATTACGCTGCTTGGTCCGTCAGGCTGCGGCAAAACCACCATTCTGCGTCTGATTGCCGGACTGGAAAACGCCGATCGCGGCGACATAGTGCTGGACAACGAAACCATCACCGACACCCCGGCGGAACACCGCCATATCAATACCGTATTTCAGAGTTATGCGCTGTTTCCGCATATGACAGTATTTGAAAACGTCGCCTTTGGTCTGCGTATGCAGAAAACGCCGGCGGCAGAGATTATCAGCCGGGTTAATGACGCGCTGGCAATGGTGCAGCTGGATCAGTTTGCCCAACGCCGCCCGCATCAGCTCTCCGGCGGCCAGCAGCAACGTGTGGCCATCGCCCGTGCGGTGGTCAACCGGCCAAAAGTGTTGCTGCTTGATGAGTCCCTGTCGGCGCTCGACTATAAGCTGCGTAAGCAGATGCAGAACGAACTGAAAGCATTGCAGCGCAAACTGGGCATCACCTTTATTTTTGTCACCCACGATCAGGAAGAGGCGCTGACCATGTCAGATCGCATCGTGGTGATGCGTGACGGACGTATTGAGCAGGACGGCACGCCGCGTGAAATCTATGAAGAGCCGCGCAACCTGTTTGTCGCCCGCTTTATTGGCGAAATTAACGTCTTTGACGCCGAGGTGATCGCCGATCTCGGTCATCAGCGCGTGCGTGCGCGCGTCGAAGGACGTGAGTGCGATATTCAGGTGCCTTTCGCGGTGCAACCCGGCGAGCGACTGCATGTGTTGTTGCGTCCGGAAGATCTGCGGGTGGAAGAGATCAATGATGACAATACCATTGACGGCCTGATTGGCTACGTGCGTGAGCGTAACTACAAAGGCATGACGCTGGAATCGACCGTCGAGCTGGAAAATGGCAAGCTGGTCACCGTCAGTGAATTTTTTAACGAAGATGATCCCGATTTCGACCACTCGCTGAATCAGAAGATGGCGGTGAACTGGGTTGAAAGCTGGGAAGTGGTGTTGAAAGATGAAAACGACGCGTAA
- the phoP gene encoding two-component system response regulator PhoP: MRVLVVEDNALLRHHLAVQLRDMGHQVDAAEDAKEADYFLNEHTPDITLVDLGLPDEDGMTLIRRWRTQEVKQPILVLTARDGWQAKVAALEAGADDYVTKPFHIEEVVARMQALMRRNSGLASQIITLPPFQVDLSRRELTINEQQIKLTAFEYTIIETLIRNNGKVVSKDSLMLQLYPDAELRESHTIDVLMGRLRKKILAEYPQDVITTVRGQGYRFDL; this comes from the coding sequence ATGCGCGTGTTGGTTGTAGAAGACAATGCCCTGCTGCGTCATCACCTGGCAGTACAGCTGCGGGATATGGGACATCAGGTTGATGCCGCTGAAGATGCCAAAGAAGCGGATTATTTTCTCAATGAACATACCCCGGATATCACACTGGTGGATTTGGGTCTGCCCGATGAAGATGGCATGACGCTGATACGCCGCTGGCGCACGCAGGAAGTGAAGCAGCCAATCCTGGTGCTGACCGCCCGTGATGGCTGGCAGGCCAAAGTGGCTGCGCTGGAAGCTGGCGCCGATGACTATGTCACCAAACCTTTTCATATTGAAGAAGTGGTTGCGCGTATGCAGGCGCTGATGCGCCGCAACAGCGGGCTCGCCTCGCAGATTATTACGCTGCCCCCCTTCCAGGTCGATCTGTCACGTCGTGAACTGACCATCAATGAGCAGCAAATTAAGCTGACCGCCTTTGAATACACCATTATTGAAACGCTTATCCGTAATAACGGTAAAGTCGTCAGCAAAGATTCGCTGATGCTGCAACTCTATCCGGATGCTGAACTGCGTGAAAGCCACACCATTGACGTGTTAATGGGGCGTCTGCGAAAGAAAATCCTCGCGGAATACCCGCAAGACGTGATCACCACTGTCCGCGGTCAGGGCTACCGCTTCGACCTCTGA
- the pepT gene encoding peptidase T, translating into MDRLLDRFLHYVSYDTQSKSHARQVPSTDGQWRLAEVLQNELRQLGFQDVTLSEYGCVMASMPANVAWPTPAIGFIAHMDTSPDFTAKNVNPQIVENYRGGDIALGSGEEILSPVMFPVLHQLTGHTLITTDGKTLLGADDKAGVAEIMTAMARLMQGDIPHGKICVAFTPDEEIGKGTAHFDVAAFGADWAYTIDGGGVGEFEFENFNAASATIRITGNNVHPGSAKGVMVNALELAMRFHHEVPAQETPEHTAGYEGFYHLHQIKGSVERAELHYIVRDFDADNFAARKKTLQDIGKRLSRGLTANCAIEVTLEDSYYNMRTKVEAHPHIIELALQAMRDCDIEPEVKPIRGGTDGASLSFKGLPCPNIFTGGYNYHGKHEFASLDNMEKTVAVIMRIAQLAAVRK; encoded by the coding sequence ATGGACAGATTACTCGATCGCTTTTTACACTACGTTTCTTACGATACGCAATCAAAAAGTCATGCCCGCCAGGTTCCCAGTACTGACGGCCAGTGGCGGCTGGCGGAAGTACTACAGAACGAGTTACGGCAACTGGGTTTTCAGGATGTCACGCTGAGTGAATATGGCTGCGTGATGGCCAGTATGCCAGCCAATGTGGCGTGGCCAACGCCAGCGATCGGTTTTATCGCGCATATGGATACCTCGCCCGATTTCACCGCGAAAAACGTTAATCCGCAGATTGTGGAGAACTACCGCGGCGGCGATATCGCGCTGGGCAGCGGTGAAGAGATCCTGTCGCCGGTGATGTTTCCGGTGCTGCACCAGCTGACTGGTCATACGCTGATTACCACCGACGGCAAAACGCTGCTCGGCGCGGATGATAAAGCCGGTGTCGCCGAAATTATGACCGCCATGGCGCGGCTGATGCAGGGCGATATCCCGCACGGCAAGATCTGTGTGGCGTTTACCCCGGATGAAGAGATTGGCAAGGGCACCGCCCATTTCGACGTGGCGGCGTTTGGCGCTGACTGGGCTTACACCATTGATGGTGGTGGTGTCGGCGAATTTGAATTTGAAAATTTTAATGCCGCTTCAGCTACCATCAGGATTACCGGCAATAATGTCCATCCGGGTTCTGCCAAAGGGGTGATGGTCAATGCGCTGGAGCTGGCGATGCGTTTTCATCACGAAGTTCCGGCGCAGGAAACACCGGAACACACCGCCGGGTACGAAGGTTTTTATCATCTGCATCAGATAAAGGGCAGCGTCGAACGTGCCGAACTGCACTATATAGTGCGCGATTTCGATGCGGATAATTTTGCCGCGCGCAAAAAAACGCTGCAGGATATTGGTAAACGTCTGAGCCGCGGTTTAACGGCGAATTGCGCGATTGAAGTCACGCTGGAAGACAGTTATTACAATATGCGCACGAAGGTGGAAGCCCATCCGCATATTATCGAGCTGGCGCTACAGGCGATGCGTGATTGTGATATTGAGCCGGAAGTGAAACCGATTCGTGGCGGCACGGACGGCGCCAGTCTGTCGTTTAAAGGGCTACCTTGCCCGAATATCTTTACCGGTGGCTATAACTATCATGGCAAACATGAGTTCGCCTCACTGGATAATATGGAAAAGACCGTGGCGGTGATTATGCGCATAGCGCAACTGGCGGCAGTGCGGAAATAA
- the purB gene encoding adenylosuccinate lyase, whose translation MELSSLTAVSPVDGRYGDKVSPLRAIFSEYGLLKFRVEVEVRWLQKLAATAEIKEVPAFDADANAYLDAIVANFNEDDAARIKTIERTTNHDVKAVEYFLKEKVESVPALHAVSEFIHFACTSEDINNLSHALMLETARRDVITPYWQKLIAAVKDLALQYRDIPLLSRTHGQPATPSTLGKEMANVAYRMERQLRQLERVEVLGKINGAVGNYNAHIAAYPEVDWHQLSEAFVTSLGITWNPYTTQIEPHDYIAELFDCMARFNTILIDFDRDVWGYIALNHFKQKTIAGEIGSSTMPHKVNPIDFENSEGNLGLANAVMQHLASKLPVSRWQRDLTDSTVLRNLGVGVGYALIAYQATLKGISKLEVNRDRLLDELDHNWEVLAEPIQTVMRRYGIEKPYEKLKELTRGKRVDAAGMQTFIDSLALPEEEKTRLKQMTPANYIGRAIQMVDDLK comes from the coding sequence ATGGAATTATCCTCTCTGACCGCCGTCTCACCTGTCGATGGTCGTTACGGCGACAAAGTCAGCCCGCTGCGCGCTATTTTCAGCGAATACGGTTTGCTGAAGTTCCGCGTTGAGGTTGAAGTTCGCTGGTTACAGAAACTGGCCGCGACCGCAGAGATCAAGGAAGTTCCTGCATTTGACGCCGACGCAAACGCTTACCTTGACGCTATTGTCGCTAATTTCAATGAAGATGACGCCGCGCGCATTAAAACCATTGAGCGCACCACCAACCACGATGTCAAAGCGGTTGAGTATTTTCTGAAAGAGAAAGTGGAGTCAGTGCCTGCGCTGCATGCGGTTTCTGAGTTTATTCACTTCGCCTGCACCTCTGAAGATATCAATAACCTGTCGCACGCGCTGATGCTGGAAACCGCACGCCGTGATGTTATCACGCCGTACTGGCAGAAGCTGATTGCCGCCGTGAAAGATCTGGCGTTGCAATATCGCGATATTCCCCTGCTCTCCCGCACCCATGGTCAGCCTGCTACGCCTTCAACCTTAGGCAAAGAGATGGCTAATGTGGCTTACCGTATGGAACGCCAGCTGCGCCAGCTGGAGCGGGTTGAAGTGCTGGGTAAAATCAACGGCGCGGTAGGCAACTATAACGCCCATATCGCCGCCTACCCGGAAGTGGACTGGCATCAGCTGAGTGAAGCGTTTGTCACTTCACTGGGCATTACCTGGAACCCGTACACCACCCAGATTGAGCCGCACGACTATATTGCTGAGCTGTTTGACTGCATGGCGCGCTTTAACACCATCCTGATCGATTTTGATCGCGATGTGTGGGGCTACATTGCGCTGAATCACTTTAAACAGAAAACCATTGCCGGTGAGATTGGTTCTTCCACCATGCCGCATAAAGTTAACCCGATTGACTTCGAAAACTCCGAAGGCAACCTGGGGCTGGCGAATGCGGTAATGCAGCATCTGGCCAGCAAACTGCCAGTCTCCCGCTGGCAGCGCGATCTGACGGACTCCACCGTGCTGCGTAACCTTGGTGTGGGTGTCGGCTACGCGCTGATCGCCTATCAGGCCACACTAAAAGGCATCTCCAAGCTGGAAGTGAACCGCGACCGTCTGCTGGACGAGCTGGATCATAACTGGGAAGTGCTGGCTGAGCCGATTCAGACTGTGATGCGCCGTTACGGCATTGAAAAACCTTATGAGAAGCTGAAAGAGCTGACGCGCGGCAAACGCGTGGATGCGGCGGGCATGCAGACCTTTATCGACAGCCTGGCGCTGCCGGAAGAGGAGAAAACCCGCCTGAAACAGATGACACCGGCAAATTATATCGGTCGGGCTATTCAGATGGTTGATGATCTGAAATAA
- the phoQ gene encoding two-component system sensor histidine kinase PhoQ, giving the protein MSLLRRFIPYSLRARFLLATAAVVLVLSLSYGMVAVVGYVVSFDKNTYRVMRGESNLFFTLAQWQDGKLSIAQPERMTLNFPTLVFIYDERGRLLWQQRDVPEISNKIKPEWLRKPDFYEIDTNSSTSREALGNNKDAQSKLHAYDDDGSSSFTHSVAVNRYDATTNLPALTIVVVDSIPQELQQSDMVWVWFNYVLLVNLLLVIPLLWLAAHWSLRPIGELASQVRELETGIRETLDPYPPQELRSLVRNLNLLLDNERQRYTRYRTTLSDLAHSLKTPLSVLQSTLRSLRGSKTYSIEQAEPLMLEQISRISQQIGYYLHRASMQADHNPLKRELHSVSALLDSLCSALNKVYQRKGVSLTLDLSPEITFVGDPTDFMEVMGNVLDNACKYCLEFVEISARQTDNALYLIVEDDGPGIPESKRDLIFLRGQRADTMRPGQGLGLAVARDILEQYDGDILTGVSELGGARMEVVFQRQEVVHSGE; this is encoded by the coding sequence ATGTCACTACTGCGACGCTTTATCCCTTACTCCCTGCGCGCCCGATTCCTGCTGGCAACCGCCGCGGTAGTGCTGGTTCTTTCACTCTCCTACGGCATGGTGGCAGTTGTTGGGTATGTGGTCAGTTTTGATAAAAATACCTATCGGGTGATGCGGGGTGAAAGCAATCTGTTCTTTACCCTCGCACAGTGGCAGGATGGCAAACTATCCATCGCTCAGCCGGAGCGTATGACGCTTAACTTTCCGACGCTGGTGTTTATCTATGACGAACGCGGTCGCCTGCTGTGGCAACAGCGTGATGTGCCGGAAATCAGCAATAAGATAAAGCCAGAATGGTTGCGTAAGCCTGACTTCTACGAAATCGATACCAACAGCAGCACCAGCCGCGAAGCGCTGGGCAATAACAAAGATGCGCAAAGCAAACTGCATGCCTACGACGATGACGGCAGCAGCTCCTTTACCCACTCGGTGGCTGTCAACCGCTACGATGCCACTACCAACCTGCCCGCGCTGACCATTGTTGTAGTGGATTCGATTCCGCAAGAGCTGCAGCAGTCGGATATGGTCTGGGTGTGGTTTAACTATGTGCTGCTGGTAAATCTGCTGCTGGTGATCCCCTTGCTGTGGCTGGCGGCGCACTGGAGTTTGCGACCGATTGGCGAACTGGCCAGCCAGGTGCGCGAACTGGAAACCGGCATCCGTGAAACGCTTGATCCTTATCCACCTCAGGAACTGCGCAGTCTGGTACGCAACCTCAACCTGCTGCTGGATAACGAGCGCCAGCGCTATACCCGCTACCGCACCACCCTTTCCGATCTGGCACACAGCCTGAAAACGCCCCTGTCGGTGCTGCAAAGTACTCTGCGATCGCTGCGCGGCAGCAAAACGTATTCGATTGAGCAAGCCGAGCCGCTAATGCTGGAGCAAATCAGCCGTATTTCACAGCAAATTGGCTACTATCTGCATCGCGCCAGTATGCAGGCGGATCACAATCCGCTGAAGCGCGAGCTGCATTCAGTCTCCGCGTTGCTCGACAGCCTCTGTTCGGCACTCAATAAAGTCTACCAGCGTAAAGGGGTCTCGCTGACGCTGGATCTGTCGCCGGAAATCACTTTTGTCGGCGACCCGACCGACTTTATGGAAGTGATGGGTAACGTGCTCGATAACGCCTGCAAATATTGCCTGGAATTTGTTGAGATCTCCGCCCGCCAGACTGATAACGCGCTTTACCTTATCGTTGAGGATGACGGGCCGGGCATTCCGGAAAGCAAACGCGACCTGATTTTTCTGCGCGGTCAGCGCGCCGATACCATGCGTCCCGGTCAGGGCTTAGGTTTAGCAGTAGCGCGCGATATTCTGGAACAATATGATGGCGATATTCTCACCGGCGTCAGTGAACTGGGCGGCGCACGCATGGAGGTGGTGTTCCAGCGTCAGGAAGTGGTGCACAGCGGCGAATAA
- the potB gene encoding spermidine/putrescine ABC transporter permease PotB gives MKTTRNRLQKGVILTVVSWLVLFVFLPNLMIFATSFLTRDDSSFVKLVFTLDNYSRLADPLYASVLLHSLNMALIATLCCLLLGYPFAWCLTRLPARLRPLMLFLLIVPFWTNSLIRIYGLKIFLSTRGWLNDFLLWLGVIDKPFSIMYSSEAVVLGLVYILLPFMVMPLYSSLEKLDKPLLEAARDLGASKLQTFIRIILPLTMPGIVAGCLLVLLPAMGLFFVSDLMGGAKNLLIGNVIKSQFLNIRDWPFGAATSVVLTLIMGLMLLIYWRAARLLNNKVVPE, from the coding sequence ATGAAAACGACGCGTAATCGCTTACAGAAAGGGGTGATTCTGACCGTAGTCAGCTGGCTGGTGCTGTTTGTCTTTCTGCCCAATCTGATGATTTTCGCCACCAGCTTTCTCACCCGTGATGACAGCAGTTTTGTGAAGCTGGTTTTTACCCTTGATAATTACAGCCGCCTCGCCGATCCGCTCTACGCCTCGGTGTTGCTGCACTCGCTGAATATGGCGCTTATCGCCACCCTCTGCTGTCTGCTGCTCGGCTACCCTTTCGCCTGGTGTCTGACCCGTCTGCCCGCACGTCTGCGCCCGCTGATGCTGTTTCTGCTGATTGTGCCATTCTGGACGAACTCGCTGATCCGCATTTACGGTCTGAAAATATTTCTCAGCACCCGCGGCTGGCTGAACGATTTTCTGTTATGGCTGGGTGTGATCGATAAACCTTTCAGCATTATGTACAGCTCGGAAGCGGTAGTGCTGGGGCTGGTCTATATTCTGCTGCCGTTTATGGTTATGCCGCTCTATTCCAGCCTGGAAAAGCTGGATAAACCGCTGCTCGAAGCGGCGCGCGATCTCGGCGCCAGCAAACTGCAGACCTTTATTCGCATTATTCTGCCGCTGACGATGCCGGGGATTGTCGCCGGTTGTCTGCTGGTGCTGCTACCGGCGATGGGGCTGTTTTTTGTCTCGGATCTGATGGGCGGCGCGAAAAACCTGCTAATCGGCAATGTGATTAAAAGTCAGTTCCTTAATATCCGCGACTGGCCGTTCGGTGCCGCCACCAGCGTGGTGCTGACGCTGATTATGGGACTGATGTTGCTGATTTACTGGCGGGCTGCACGTCTGCTGAATAATAAGGTGGTGCCAGAATGA
- a CDS encoding cupin domain-containing protein: MDYQLDLNWPDFIQRYWQKRPVVLKRGFKNFVDPISPDELAGLAMENEVDSRLVSHQDGKWQVSHGPFESYDHLGENNWSLLVQAVDHWHEPSAALMRPFRFLPDWRTDDLMISFSVPGGGVGPHFDQYDVFIVQGTGRRRWRVGEKQPLKQHCPHPDLLQVEPFDAIIDEELEPGDILYIPPGFPHEGYSLENAINYSVGFRAPSGRELISGFADYVLAHELGSYRFSDPDVATRDRPADILPQEIDGIRQMMLDVINQPEHFNQWFGEFISQSRHELDVAPPEPPYQPDEIYDALQQGDTLTRLGGLRVLCIGNAVFINGEPLESAHTEALAALANQLTLGLDAFGDALDDPSFLAQLAALVNSGYWYFGDE, translated from the coding sequence ATGGATTATCAGCTTGATCTTAACTGGCCCGATTTTATTCAACGCTACTGGCAGAAACGCCCGGTAGTGCTTAAGCGCGGCTTTAAAAATTTTGTCGATCCTATCTCTCCCGATGAACTGGCCGGTCTGGCGATGGAAAATGAAGTCGACAGCCGCTTAGTCAGCCATCAGGATGGCAAATGGCAGGTCAGCCATGGCCCGTTTGAGAGCTATGACCACCTCGGCGAGAATAACTGGTCGCTGCTGGTGCAGGCGGTGGATCACTGGCACGAACCTTCGGCAGCGCTGATGCGCCCTTTCCGCTTTCTGCCTGACTGGCGTACCGACGATCTGATGATCTCTTTCTCTGTGCCGGGCGGCGGCGTCGGTCCTCATTTCGATCAGTATGACGTGTTTATTGTGCAGGGCACCGGCCGCCGTCGCTGGCGTGTCGGCGAGAAGCAGCCACTGAAACAGCACTGCCCGCATCCGGACCTGCTACAGGTCGAGCCATTTGACGCCATTATCGATGAAGAGCTGGAACCGGGCGATATTCTCTATATTCCACCGGGTTTCCCGCATGAAGGCTACTCGCTGGAAAACGCCATTAACTATTCCGTGGGTTTCCGCGCCCCAAGCGGACGTGAACTGATCAGCGGCTTCGCGGATTATGTACTGGCGCATGAACTGGGCAGTTATCGCTTTAGCGATCCGGATGTTGCCACGCGCGATCGTCCGGCCGATATCCTGCCGCAGGAGATCGACGGCATCCGCCAGATGATGCTGGATGTGATTAATCAGCCAGAACACTTTAACCAGTGGTTTGGCGAGTTTATTTCGCAATCCCGTCATGAACTGGATGTGGCGCCGCCGGAACCGCCTTACCAGCCGGATGAGATTTACGACGCCTTGCAGCAGGGCGATACCCTGACGCGCCTCGGAGGCCTGCGCGTGCTGTGCATTGGCAATGCGGTGTTTATCAATGGCGAACCGCTGGAGAGCGCACATACGGAAGCACTGGCCGCGCTGGCCAACCAGTTAACACTCGGACTGGATGCGTTTGGCGACGCGCTGGACGATCCGTCATTCCTCGCCCAGCTGGCGGCGCTGGTAAACAGCGGCTACTGGTATTTCGGCGACGAATAA
- the hflD gene encoding high frequency lysogenization protein HflD gives MAKNYYDITLAMAGICQSAHLVQQLAHQGHCDSEILKVSLQSLLDLNPSSTLAVYGNNEANLRFGLESMLAILNTSNRQGLGAELTRYTLSLMVLERKLNSNKSALNELASRISQLDRQLAHYELESETLMSAMAAIYVDVISPLGPRIQVTGSPAVLQNSQIQSKVRATLLAGIRSAVLWQQVGGGRLQLMFSRNRLANEAKRILANITPADIPAE, from the coding sequence GTGGCTAAGAACTATTACGATATCACGTTAGCGATGGCTGGCATCTGTCAGTCGGCGCATCTGGTGCAACAGCTGGCGCATCAGGGGCATTGCGACAGCGAAATTCTGAAGGTTTCGCTGCAAAGTTTACTGGATTTAAATCCGTCATCCACGCTGGCGGTATATGGTAATAACGAAGCTAATCTGCGCTTTGGCCTCGAAAGCATGCTGGCGATCCTGAATACCAGCAACCGTCAGGGGCTGGGAGCCGAACTGACGCGTTACACGCTGAGCCTGATGGTGCTGGAGCGTAAGCTCAACAGCAATAAGTCGGCGCTGAATGAGCTGGCCAGCCGCATCTCCCAGCTTGATCGCCAGCTGGCGCATTATGAGCTGGAATCCGAAACGCTGATGAGCGCGATGGCGGCGATTTACGTCGATGTTATCAGCCCGCTCGGACCGCGCATTCAGGTCACCGGTTCGCCGGCAGTGTTACAGAACTCACAGATCCAGAGCAAAGTGCGCGCCACTCTGCTGGCGGGTATTCGTTCTGCGGTGCTGTGGCAGCAGGTTGGCGGTGGCCGCCTGCAGTTAATGTTTTCCCGCAATCGCCTTGCGAATGAAGCAAAAAGAATTTTAGCCAATATCACCCCGGCAGATATCCCGGCCGAATAG
- a CDS encoding NUDIX domain-containing protein, whose translation MFKPHVTVACVVQAEGQLLVVEETINGVATWNQPAGHLEADETLIQAAERELLEETGIQASPQWLLRIHQWIAPDNTPFLRVLFALDLPSCLPTTPQDSDIDRCWWLPPQQILQASNLRSPLVAESVRIWQRAERYPLALLQAFQWPFCEGAPARDA comes from the coding sequence ATGTTTAAACCCCATGTTACCGTCGCCTGTGTGGTGCAGGCCGAAGGACAGCTGCTGGTGGTGGAAGAGACCATTAACGGCGTCGCCACCTGGAATCAGCCTGCGGGCCATCTGGAAGCGGATGAAACCCTGATTCAGGCCGCTGAGCGCGAACTGCTGGAAGAGACCGGCATTCAGGCGTCGCCACAGTGGTTGCTGCGCATTCATCAGTGGATCGCGCCGGATAATACGCCGTTTCTGCGCGTACTGTTCGCCCTCGATTTGCCTTCATGCCTGCCAACGACGCCGCAGGATAGCGATATTGACCGCTGCTGGTGGCTGCCACCGCAACAGATTCTGCAGGCCAGTAATTTGCGTTCGCCGCTGGTAGCGGAAAGCGTACGTATCTGGCAACGCGCAGAGCGCTATCCGCTGGCGCTTTTACAGGCGTTTCAGTGGCCGTTTTGCGAGGGTGCGCCCGCCCGCGACGCGTGA
- the mnmA gene encoding tRNA 2-thiouridine(34) synthase MnmA has translation MSDNSQKKVIVGMSGGVDSSVSAWLLQQQGYQVEGLFMKNWEEDDGEEYCTAAEDLADAQAVCDKLGMRLHKVNFAAEYWDNVFEHFLEEYKAGRTPNPDILCNKEIKFKAFLEFAAEDLGADFIATGHYVRRQDVDGKSRLLRGFDDNKDQSYFLYTLSHQQIAQSLFPVGELAKPEVRRIAEELDLITAKKKDSTGICFIGERKFRDFLGRYLPAQPGAIVTVDGQTVGEHQGLMYHTLGQRKGLGIGGMKESNDDPWYVVDKDVASNLLVVAQGGEHPRLMSVGLIARQLDWVDRENLREPLRCVVKTRYRQADIPCVITPLDDDTIEVRFDQPVAAVTPGQSAVFYLDDVCLGGGIIEQRLPLL, from the coding sequence ATGTCTGACAACAGCCAGAAAAAAGTGATCGTCGGTATGTCCGGCGGCGTCGACTCTTCCGTTTCCGCCTGGTTACTGCAACAGCAGGGCTACCAGGTAGAAGGCCTGTTTATGAAAAACTGGGAAGAAGATGACGGTGAGGAGTATTGCACCGCCGCTGAAGATCTGGCTGATGCGCAAGCGGTCTGCGATAAACTGGGCATGCGCCTGCATAAAGTCAACTTTGCCGCCGAGTACTGGGATAATGTGTTTGAACATTTTCTCGAAGAGTATAAAGCCGGTCGCACGCCAAACCCGGATATTCTGTGTAATAAAGAGATCAAATTCAAAGCCTTCCTTGAATTCGCCGCAGAAGATCTTGGCGCGGACTTTATTGCTACCGGCCACTATGTGCGCCGCCAGGATGTCGATGGTAAAAGCCGCCTGCTGCGCGGATTCGACGACAATAAAGATCAGAGCTACTTCCTCTATACCTTAAGCCATCAGCAAATTGCCCAGAGCCTGTTCCCGGTTGGCGAACTGGCGAAACCGGAAGTGCGTCGCATTGCTGAAGAGCTGGATCTGATCACCGCGAAGAAAAAAGACTCCACCGGTATCTGTTTTATCGGCGAGCGTAAATTCCGCGATTTCCTGGGCCGCTATCTGCCTGCGCAGCCCGGCGCGATTGTCACTGTCGATGGTCAGACCGTCGGCGAACATCAGGGTCTGATGTACCATACCCTCGGTCAGCGTAAAGGACTGGGTATTGGCGGCATGAAAGAGAGCAACGACGACCCATGGTATGTAGTGGACAAAGATGTCGCCAGTAACCTGCTGGTTGTCGCCCAGGGCGGCGAGCATCCGCGCCTGATGTCGGTTGGCCTGATTGCCCGTCAGCTGGACTGGGTCGACCGTGAAAATCTGCGCGAACCGCTACGCTGCGTGGTTAAAACCCGCTATCGTCAGGCGGATATTCCTTGTGTGATCACCCCGCTGGATGACGATACGATTGAAGTGCGTTTTGACCAACCGGTTGCCGCGGTTACTCCCGGTCAGTCAGCGGTCTTTTATCTGGATGATGTCTGCCTTGGTGGCGGCATCATTGAACAGCGTTTACCGCTACTGTAG